The following are encoded in a window of Kaistia algarum genomic DNA:
- a CDS encoding NAD-dependent succinate-semialdehyde dehydrogenase, translating into MAYATTNPYTGEVLKTFPDAADADVKQAIGDAHAAFLSWRESSFAERAKVMQKAADLLRQDADTYARILTTEMGKLLAEARAEVELSAEIFDYYATNAERLLAPETLPVAHASEGRVTLVHEPLGVLLCIEPWNFPYYQIARIIAPQLSAGNTMLLKHASNVPQSAAAFDALMKEAGLPDGAFRNLYATRTQIEFILNDPRVHGVALTGSEAAGSTIAALAGKALKKSTMELGGADAFVVLADADMKKTVDWAVFGRHWNGGQVCVSSKRMIVVDEVYDEFLERYRKGVAALIAGDPFDPKTTLAPLSSQGAADEIKDKVRQAISLGAKAEEVGPSVPNQGAFVQPTILTDVGEDNPARYWEFFGPVSMLFRAKDEADAVRIANDSPFGLGGSVFTSNPAHGAEVAKKISTGMVFVNHPTMVKADLPFGGVRRSGYGRELLGLGIKEFVNHKLIDVVDIDAPF; encoded by the coding sequence ATGGCCTATGCGACGACGAATCCCTATACTGGCGAGGTGCTGAAGACCTTCCCGGACGCGGCCGATGCGGACGTGAAGCAGGCGATCGGCGATGCCCACGCGGCGTTCCTGTCCTGGCGCGAGAGTAGCTTCGCCGAGCGGGCCAAGGTGATGCAGAAGGCTGCGGATCTGCTGCGCCAGGACGCCGACACCTATGCGAGAATACTGACGACCGAAATGGGAAAGCTGCTCGCCGAGGCGAGGGCCGAGGTCGAGCTTTCCGCCGAGATCTTCGATTATTACGCCACCAACGCCGAGCGCTTGCTCGCGCCGGAAACCTTGCCGGTGGCCCATGCCTCCGAGGGCAGGGTGACCCTCGTTCACGAGCCGCTTGGCGTGCTGCTCTGCATCGAGCCCTGGAACTTCCCCTATTACCAGATCGCCCGGATCATCGCGCCGCAGCTCTCGGCCGGCAACACGATGCTGCTGAAGCATGCCTCCAACGTCCCGCAAAGCGCGGCCGCCTTCGACGCGCTGATGAAGGAGGCGGGCCTGCCGGACGGTGCCTTCCGGAACCTCTATGCTACGCGTACCCAGATCGAGTTCATCCTGAACGATCCGCGTGTCCATGGCGTGGCGCTGACCGGCTCGGAGGCGGCTGGCTCCACCATCGCGGCCCTGGCCGGCAAGGCGCTGAAGAAGTCGACGATGGAACTCGGCGGTGCCGACGCCTTCGTCGTGCTGGCGGATGCCGACATGAAGAAGACGGTCGATTGGGCCGTGTTCGGTCGGCATTGGAACGGCGGCCAGGTCTGCGTTTCCTCCAAGCGCATGATCGTCGTCGACGAAGTCTATGACGAATTCCTGGAACGCTACCGCAAGGGCGTGGCGGCGCTGATTGCCGGCGACCCCTTCGATCCGAAAACTACGCTGGCGCCGCTCTCCTCGCAGGGAGCTGCCGACGAGATCAAGGACAAGGTTCGGCAGGCCATTTCGCTGGGCGCCAAGGCGGAAGAGGTCGGCCCGAGCGTCCCCAACCAGGGCGCCTTCGTGCAGCCGACGATCCTGACCGATGTCGGCGAGGACAATCCGGCGCGCTATTGGGAGTTCTTCGGCCCCGTCTCAATGCTGTTCCGGGCGAAGGACGAGGCCGATGCCGTGCGGATCGCCAATGACTCGCCTTTCGGGCTCGGCGGCTCGGTCTTCACCTCGAATCCTGCCCATGGCGCGGAAGTCGCAAAGAAGATCTCGACCGGGATGGTGTTCGTGAATCACCCGACCATGGTCAAGGCGGATCTGCCCTTTGGCGGCGTCCGCCGTTCCGGCTATGGCCGCGAATTGCTCGGCCTCGGCATCAAGGAATTTGTCAACCACAAGCTCATCGACGTCGTCGATATCGACGCTCCGTTCTGA
- the msrB gene encoding peptide-methionine (R)-S-oxide reductase MsrB, translating to MSAAAATVVRTDEEWRKLLTPEQYYIMRQHGTERPGSCALLHEKRQGTFTCAGCGQRLFASGGKFESGTGWPSFGAPIEGSVTTTVDRSHGMVRTEVSCSRCDSHLGHVFDDGPPPTFLRYCINGVAMNFEPA from the coding sequence ATGTCGGCAGCCGCGGCGACGGTGGTTCGGACGGATGAGGAGTGGCGGAAGCTCCTGACGCCCGAGCAATATTACATCATGCGCCAGCACGGCACGGAGCGGCCGGGAAGCTGCGCGCTGCTGCATGAGAAGCGGCAGGGTACCTTCACATGCGCCGGCTGCGGCCAGCGGCTTTTCGCCTCGGGCGGCAAGTTCGAGAGCGGCACGGGCTGGCCAAGCTTCGGCGCCCCGATCGAAGGCTCGGTTACGACGACGGTAGATCGCAGCCACGGCATGGTCCGCACCGAGGTGTCATGCAGCCGCTGCGACAGCCATCTCGGCCATGTCTTCGACGACGGCCCGCCGCCGACTTTCCTGCGGTATTGCATCAATGGCGTCGCGATGAATTTCGAGCCGGCCTGA
- a CDS encoding PLP-dependent transferase, whose amino-acid sequence MTDSVDPFDHASLLLAHDGVNAYDAVVPPIVQTSLFTFSSYAEMEETYKGLKVRPTYSRGLNPTVRAFEEKIAGLEGAEDALGFASGMASISSTVMTFVSPGDRIVCVRHCYPDAYRLFETLLARYGVETSYVDGLDIDAVAAALPGAKLFYMESPTSWTMETHDVRALAALARENGVLTVMDNSWASPVFQRPITLGVDLVVHSASKYIGGHSDVVAGVVAGSSELVGRIRSSTLPYLGGKLAPFEAWLLLRGLRTLPIRMKAHEAAALSVARRLALHPDVVSVSHPGLGNKLPEGLFGTSGLFSFTFREGIDIPAFADRLRLFKLGVSWGGHESLVVPAQVVRVQAAGPNSAIDFGVDPNMVRLHVGLEGAGALWNDLAEAIEVARRP is encoded by the coding sequence ATGACCGATAGCGTCGACCCGTTCGACCATGCTTCCCTGCTGCTCGCCCATGATGGCGTCAACGCCTATGACGCCGTCGTGCCGCCGATCGTGCAGACCTCGCTCTTCACCTTCTCGTCCTATGCCGAGATGGAGGAGACCTATAAGGGGCTGAAGGTTCGCCCGACCTATAGCCGCGGCTTGAACCCGACGGTCCGCGCCTTTGAGGAAAAGATCGCGGGGCTGGAGGGCGCCGAGGACGCGCTCGGCTTTGCCAGCGGCATGGCATCGATCTCCTCGACCGTCATGACCTTCGTCAGCCCGGGCGACCGGATCGTCTGCGTCCGCCATTGTTATCCGGATGCCTATCGCCTGTTCGAGACGCTGCTCGCCCGCTACGGCGTCGAGACGAGCTATGTCGACGGGCTCGATATTGACGCGGTGGCGGCGGCACTGCCCGGCGCGAAACTCTTCTACATGGAGAGCCCGACGAGTTGGACCATGGAAACGCATGACGTCCGCGCGCTGGCGGCGCTGGCACGGGAGAACGGCGTTCTCACCGTCATGGACAACAGCTGGGCCAGCCCGGTCTTCCAACGGCCAATCACGCTCGGCGTCGACCTCGTCGTGCATTCGGCGTCGAAATATATCGGCGGCCACAGCGATGTCGTCGCCGGTGTCGTCGCGGGTTCGAGCGAACTGGTCGGCCGGATCCGCTCGTCCACCCTGCCCTATCTCGGCGGCAAGCTGGCGCCGTTTGAAGCCTGGCTGCTGCTGCGCGGCCTCCGGACCCTGCCGATCCGCATGAAGGCGCATGAGGCAGCTGCGCTTTCGGTGGCGCGGCGTCTCGCCCTCCATCCCGATGTCGTCTCGGTCAGCCATCCGGGCCTCGGCAACAAGCTGCCGGAAGGTCTTTTCGGCACTTCAGGCCTGTTCTCCTTCACCTTCCGCGAGGGCATCGACATTCCCGCCTTCGCCGACCGTTTGCGGCTGTTCAAGCTCGGCGTGAGCTGGGGCGGCCATGAAAGCCTCGTCGTGCCCGCTCAGGTCGTGCGGGTACAGGCGGCGGGACCCAATTCCGCGATCGATTTCGGCGTCGATCCGAACATGGTCCGCCTCCATGTCGGCCTCGAAGGGGCCGGCGCGCTCTGGAACGACCTCGCCGAGGCGATCGAAGTCGCCCGGCGGCCATGA
- a CDS encoding ABC transporter substrate-binding protein, producing the protein MFKRLIAAAAMTALLAGTALADTKLKLVEVITSPERTETLKSIVKGFETANPGTSVEIISLPWGEAFEKFATMVAAGETPDVVEMPDTWLALYAGHGLLENLEPYLAKWDQASDLNDRALEFGRAVDKTAYMLPYGFYLRAMFYNKKLFAEAGVAEPPKTLDEFMEASKKVSALPGKYGYCLRGGPGGLNGWVMFGATANGSNAFFKEDGTSTFTDPGWVKGLTFLTDIYKKGYAPKDSVNWGFNEIVAGFYSGTCAMLDQDPDALIAIAERMKPEDYGITTMPKGPDGKTFPTIGYAGWSMFASSADKDASWKLIAALEGKEGNVAWNKKTGALPALKSAESDPFYSSPQFKGWFTELSDKDVVPTVMPTYLPEFAFFKDSLVIKTSQQALLGEITPEELATQWGDYLTKAQQKYLASKK; encoded by the coding sequence ATGTTCAAAAGACTGATAGCGGCGGCGGCCATGACGGCGCTGCTGGCGGGGACGGCGCTGGCCGACACCAAGCTGAAGCTCGTCGAGGTGATCACAAGCCCCGAGCGGACCGAGACGCTCAAGAGCATCGTCAAGGGTTTCGAGACCGCCAATCCCGGCACCAGCGTCGAGATCATCTCGTTGCCCTGGGGCGAGGCGTTCGAGAAATTCGCGACCATGGTCGCAGCCGGCGAGACGCCGGACGTCGTCGAGATGCCCGACACCTGGCTCGCGCTCTATGCCGGCCACGGCCTGCTCGAAAATCTCGAGCCCTATCTCGCCAAATGGGACCAGGCCTCGGACCTGAACGACCGCGCGCTCGAATTTGGCCGTGCCGTCGACAAGACGGCCTATATGCTGCCTTACGGCTTCTATCTGCGGGCGATGTTCTACAACAAGAAGCTGTTCGCCGAGGCCGGCGTCGCCGAGCCGCCGAAGACGCTGGACGAGTTCATGGAGGCCTCGAAGAAGGTTTCGGCGCTCCCCGGCAAGTATGGCTACTGCCTGCGCGGCGGTCCCGGCGGACTCAATGGCTGGGTGATGTTCGGCGCGACGGCCAATGGCTCGAACGCCTTCTTCAAGGAAGACGGCACCTCGACCTTCACCGATCCGGGCTGGGTCAAGGGCCTGACCTTCCTGACCGACATCTACAAGAAGGGCTATGCGCCGAAGGACAGCGTCAACTGGGGCTTCAACGAGATCGTCGCCGGCTTCTATTCCGGCACCTGCGCGATGCTCGACCAGGATCCGGACGCGCTGATCGCCATCGCCGAGCGGATGAAGCCGGAAGACTACGGGATCACCACCATGCCGAAGGGTCCGGACGGCAAGACCTTCCCGACGATCGGCTATGCCGGCTGGTCGATGTTCGCCAGTTCCGCGGACAAGGATGCGTCCTGGAAGCTCATCGCCGCGCTCGAAGGCAAGGAAGGCAACGTCGCCTGGAACAAGAAGACCGGCGCGCTGCCGGCGCTGAAGTCGGCCGAGAGCGATCCGTTCTATTCGAGCCCGCAGTTCAAGGGCTGGTTCACGGAACTCTCCGATAAGGACGTCGTGCCGACCGTGATGCCGACCTACCTGCCGGAATTCGCCTTCTTCAAGGATTCCCTCGTGATCAAGACGAGCCAGCAGGCGTTGCTGGGCGAGATCACGCCGGAGGAACTCGCCACGCAGTGGGGCGACTACCTGACCAAGGCGCAGCAGAAGTACCTCGCCTCCAAGAAGTAA
- a CDS encoding FadR/GntR family transcriptional regulator produces MNSSFPGLAPLPSSDRARSVMKALADFISTSGVKPGERLPTERELMAALAVGRSTVREVIRQFQALGVMESRKGSGTYLLRGISADTVHMPLSFDTTHLRDALLTTLDVRRGLEAEASALAARRRTDADLKRIEERLVTMESVHHEKGTAGREDLAFHLSIYDATHNPLFPQLLEQMREAFESFWAKPFNRPDFARRSFPLHRTLFEAIAARDEARARAETLAILQIVEEDIREMSEDTDKAMK; encoded by the coding sequence ATGAACTCGTCCTTCCCTGGCCTCGCCCCGCTCCCTTCCTCCGACCGTGCGCGCAGCGTCATGAAGGCGCTGGCCGACTTCATATCCACCTCAGGGGTCAAGCCGGGCGAACGGCTGCCGACCGAGCGCGAATTGATGGCGGCCCTTGCCGTCGGTCGCTCCACCGTGCGCGAGGTCATCCGCCAGTTCCAGGCGCTCGGCGTCATGGAATCTCGCAAAGGCAGCGGCACTTATCTCCTGCGCGGGATATCGGCCGACACGGTCCACATGCCGCTTTCCTTCGACACGACGCATCTGCGCGACGCGCTGCTGACGACGCTGGACGTGCGGCGCGGGCTTGAGGCCGAGGCGAGCGCGCTCGCCGCGCGGCGGCGGACCGATGCCGATCTGAAGCGCATCGAGGAACGGCTCGTCACGATGGAGAGCGTCCATCACGAGAAGGGAACGGCCGGCCGAGAGGACCTTGCCTTCCACCTCTCGATCTATGACGCCACGCACAACCCGCTCTTTCCGCAATTACTGGAGCAGATGCGCGAAGCGTTCGAGAGCTTCTGGGCGAAGCCGTTCAACCGACCCGATTTCGCCCGCCGCTCCTTTCCGCTCCACCGCACGCTGTTCGAGGCGATCGCCGCCCGCGACGAGGCACGCGCGCGGGCCGAGACATTGGCAATCCTTCAAATCGTCGAAGAGGACATCCGCGAAATGTCCGAAGACACCGACAAGGCAATGAAATGA
- a CDS encoding carbohydrate ABC transporter permease: MSQAVHAPFGRDRRPFMRRFAIAAEPYLYSAPALILIAAVMLVPLVIGISYAFRNVILLDPFSGGFIGLDHFREMAKDKAFWLALRNTVTWTGWSVLLQFVLGLILALLLDQPFKGRGLAQALCFLPWAVPSFLSGLNWAWMFNPIVGPLPHWLYALGILAAPDNILADPNTAMWGPIVANVWWGIPFFAITLLAALQAIPRDLYEAAAIDGATPFQRFRSITLPFLAPTIAITVMLRTVWIANFADLIVVMTNGGPADRTQIVASYIFTQAFRRLDFGYASAIALVLLGLLMIYSLLIILLRQTLLKEA, from the coding sequence ATGAGCCAGGCCGTGCACGCCCCGTTCGGGCGCGACCGACGACCTTTCATGCGGCGCTTCGCGATCGCGGCGGAGCCCTATCTCTATTCGGCCCCGGCACTGATCCTGATCGCTGCCGTCATGCTGGTGCCGCTCGTGATCGGCATCTCCTATGCCTTCCGCAACGTGATCCTGCTCGATCCGTTCTCGGGCGGCTTCATCGGCCTCGACCATTTCCGCGAGATGGCGAAGGACAAGGCCTTCTGGCTCGCCCTGCGCAATACCGTCACCTGGACCGGCTGGTCGGTACTGCTGCAATTCGTGCTGGGCCTCATCCTGGCACTCCTTCTCGACCAGCCTTTCAAGGGCCGCGGCCTGGCGCAGGCGCTGTGCTTCCTTCCCTGGGCCGTGCCGAGCTTCCTATCCGGCCTCAACTGGGCCTGGATGTTCAATCCGATCGTCGGCCCGCTGCCGCACTGGCTCTATGCGCTCGGGATCCTTGCCGCGCCCGACAATATCCTGGCCGATCCGAACACCGCGATGTGGGGTCCGATCGTCGCCAATGTCTGGTGGGGCATTCCCTTCTTCGCCATCACGCTGCTGGCCGCGCTGCAGGCGATCCCGCGCGACCTCTATGAGGCAGCGGCCATTGACGGCGCGACGCCGTTCCAGCGTTTCCGCTCCATCACGCTGCCTTTCCTGGCGCCGACGATCGCCATCACCGTCATGCTCCGCACGGTCTGGATTGCCAATTTCGCCGATTTGATCGTGGTGATGACCAATGGCGGACCGGCGGACCGGACGCAGATCGTCGCCAGCTACATCTTCACCCAGGCCTTCCGCCGGCTCGATTTCGGCTATGCCTCGGC